CTTATAACACCGCTTCTAACCTTTTTCATTTATTAATAATCGAACCTAATATTACTAAAATGTGTTCGTTTAGACTCACCAGGATAACTTTACCTTTTTCAGGGAGTAGTTGGCTATGCATCTGGAATCAAGGCTCTCGAGAACCTCTACAATTTTGCATTTATCACCTTTTAAAAGCCCTTCTGGGTGGCAGATATCATACACTCCGCACTCTCTCTTTCCACACTTTGGAGGCTCATACATGATTTTTGCTCCGTCCACTGCCTTTCTTGATTCCATTGTAGTAAGGATAGGAGCCCTGCTGACATCTACGGCAAGTACGCCGCTATCATGCAGGAAGCACTCGTGGATATCCTTGCTTCTGATCCTTTCGATCCTGTACCTGCGTCCGGGCTCAAGGTTAAGGCAGGTGTTCTTCAGCCGGCATTTTTTGCATTCGGGCATTTCACCTTTAAATATGAATTCCAGCCCTTCCTTTGCAAGCCGTGATCCGATAAGTGTTATTTTGGTATCGCTTTCTGTCATATATAACTCTTCCATATGGTTACTTTCTTGCCCCGTTTCTCACGGGCATCTGGAATTTATCTGAGATAATTTGAAATTCGACATTTAGTTCTATGAGATAACTCTTTAATTGGGAGTCAGGTGACGGTTTAGTTGGAGATTAAGTGACTACTTTGATGGGAAGTTAATTTGTACTGGTCGGAAATTAAGAGGTTAGAATTAACCACATTCTTTTTAACCGGGCTTTATGTTAAATTAATCAGTTTTGAGCCGGTAATTCCTAAATGAAGTTCTGACCTCAAGCTCCGGTACTTTGAACAATAATTATTCTCAGCTTTGACTTGAATAAGAATAACTTTTCAACTTATGACCTTTGTGATCCTTGCGACTTTCTCAGCAGCCGAAGGAGTAAGGCCACTCCCGAGAATTGTATAACGTTCAGGTCGAATACCGTGTGCATGTAACAGGGCTTCGATTATATATTTATCTTCTATGCCCAGTTCTTCAGCGGTTACAGGAGCTCCTATCTTTTTTAAGGCGTCCCTGATTTCCTGCCAGTTTCCACCATGAAGGTACATCATCATAATTGTACCGACCCCACACTGTTCACCGTGAAGTGCGGGTTTTGGAGCTATCCTGTCAAGAGCGTGGCTGAACATATGTTCTGAGCCTGAAGCAGGTCTGGAAGAGCCTGCTATACTCATTGCAACGCCGTTCGATACAAGAGCCTTTACCACAAGCCTTGCCGAAGTCTCATGCTCTGGTTTGATTGAATCTGCATAGTCTATAATGACTCGGGCAGCCATACGGGAGATTGCTGCAGCATATTCCCCGAAGTATTCATTCCTTAGCCTGCTTGCAAGTTCCCAGTCCAGTACTGCCGTGTAATTGGAAATTATGTCTCCGCAACCAGCTGCAAGGAGCCGGAAAGGAGCTGCTGAGATAACCTCGGTGTCTGCAATGACAGCAATAGGAGACTGAGCCTGTGCAGATGTACTTCTCCCGTTATCCACAATTGAGGCACGGGAGGATGCAATGCCATCATGGGAAGCTGCAGTTGGCACGCTGATAAAAGGAAGCTCAAGCCGGGTCGACGCAAGTTTTGCAAGGTCAATTGACCTGCCGCTTCCAACACCGAGAAGAAAACTTGCCTCTACTTCATGGGCCTTTTCCATAACCTTCTCAACCTCCTCAATAGTAGCTTTGCACGTTAGAACAGTCTCCGCACTAATTCCTGCACACTCAAGAATGCTACAGACTCTCTTGCCTACAATATCCCTTGTAGTATTTCCGGTTACTATCAGCGCATTTCCTTTCAGTTTCAGGTCCCTGCAAACATATCCGACTTCCTCAAGCACGCCATGCCCGATAAGCACATCTCTGGGAAGCTGCATCCATTTTGCGCTGTTTTTGTCGATGGTCATTTCATACCTGCATCAGTATTCAATCACGATAGATGTTGAATTGGCTCTTATAAGCCCAATATATGAAGCCACAGATTTTCGATTATCAGCAGACTGCAATATATCGGGCACATAATTTAATATGTTACTTTAATATGTTACTTTAATATGTTAACTTAATTCATTTGCCTAATTCATTTACTTCAATCCATTAGTTTAACTTTTTATTAATTCCAGTATAGCATATATCCAGAGCTGATTGTTCAAGCACCGGCTTATCCCAAAGTTGACTTCGTTTCAGAACTGGTTAACGCAATTTTTACTCTAAACTTATTTAAGGCCATTTCTATGTTTATATCATTATAATTTATATGTTCACATCACTATATTTTATATCTACATCATTATATTGTATATGACTGTAATAACACATATTATTATAAAAATTGTAATATATTAAACATAATAATTATAACAACGTTATCCTCTGTTGGGGTAAAATTCCTCTGGAAAGAAATATCTGTCATTAGAACGAACAACGCGCACTGAAGAGGAATATTATCTTCTTGATTAAGAAAGCAAGTTCGCCTTATACACAGCTAAGTATTAATCGTTTAGGACATTGTCATTTTGAATGAGTGATAAGATGAGTTTCTCAATAGATACAATATCACAGTTTATTAATACCTATTATCTTGACCCCATACGAGGTGATGAAGGGTATAATATAGTAAATACCTTTACCTGGGCAGTCGTACTGGGCATTTGTATATTCGGGATTTACAGGCTGCTCGAAAAGCTTGAGGTGAAAATCACCCCAAGATTTATCGCATCTCTCCTGCCTTTCGTACTTGCAGGTTCTTCCCTGCGCGTAATTGAGGATTCCCCTGCAGGTATCTTCCACCCGCCATTTAGCTACCTTCTAATAACTCCCAATATTTACTTTTTGGTTTTTGCGATAACCGTAGGCTGCCTATGGATTTCCATCCGGCTGCAGAAAGCCGGAATGATAAAGGATTTTCATTTAGTCTTCGCAAGTTTCGGACTCGCATGGTTTTCCGTAAATCTCATTACCCTCCTGTACTTTGAGAATGTAGTAGCTTCTTACGTTCCTTTATTTGTGCTCGGAGCAGGAATAGGGCTGACCTTTACCTTCTACCTGATTGCTTACCATTTCAAATCCTCGATATTTACCGATCCCCTGAACCTTTCAATCCTGATGGCTCATTTAATGGATGCTTCTTCAACCTATATAGGAGTGGATAAACTCGGATACTTTGAGAAGCATGTTGTGCCTGCCTATCTTATCGACCTGACAGGCACCGCATTGGTTATGTATCCATTGAAGCTTATTATCTTCATAGGGGTTCTTTATGTACTTGACACTCAGTTTGAGGATGACGAACGTTCCTTGAACCTGAAAGTGCTAATTAAACTGGTCATCTTGATTCTTGGGCTTTCCCCCGCAACCCGGAACACGGTCCGGATGATGCTGGGAATCTGAGAATTCCTGGGGCCGTGGCAATAACTGCTAATAGGCAGGCTTACATATCTGACCGGGATTAAACAGGCTGAAAACTACTGGTGGGGATAGGTATGGAAAAAGAAGATTATGATTCAGAGGAAAGAAAAACAGGTGAGCGGACAAAAACTCCTCAAGGAAAGATAGAACGGGAATATGCTGCAGAGGAAAAAGCCTTTCTTCCAGGGAGCGTAACCGCAGAAACCTGGCGTGATGACCGAAAAAATCCGAAAAAGGGATTTACAGAATACATGCGCTTTATCTGGCCTTATGCGGCAATCATGGCCATTGTGTTTTTCGGGGCTCTGGTTACAGGTTATATCTCAGCTGCAAATTTCCCTTCTATGGCCGATGCCCTTAGGGAAAGTTTCAGTTCCCGTTTCGAGTCACTTCTGACAATGGACCCTTTTTCCATAATGTTTGCGATCTTTCTTAACAATGCCTTTGTAAGCCTGCTTTTCCTGGTACTCGGGCTGGCTCTGGGAGTTCTTCCAGTGATGTTTATTGCCTTCAATGGATATCTTGTGGGAGTAATCGCCTATCTGGCAGCTCAGGAAAGAGGCACGCTTTTTATTTTACTCGCCCTTCTCCCGCATGGAATACTGGAACTGCCTATGGTCTTCCTGGCTGCGGGCATAGGGCTCCGACTCGGGTACCAGGTATTCTCTGCCCTTATAGGCAAGCCTACACAAATCAAAAAGGAGTTTAAAGAGGGGCTCCTGTTCTATTTCCGCTGGATTCTGCCTCTTCTTTTCGTTGCAGCCGTAATTGAAACCTTCATTACGCCTCTTATCCTGAGTTTCATTTAAGAAAGCATTGAAAACTGAGAAAAACTAAAATCCCGAAACCCCAGAAAAGGTTCAAATATCTTTTCCACCCTATACTCCTTGGTTTAAATCTTCACAGCCATACCATTTCTTGCTTATCTTTTTTCGACTTGACTCTCATTATATAAATGATTACTTATATTAGAAAGGGTTTTAATAGGTAAAGCCGTTAATGGGGGAAACCTATCAGAATCTCTATTTCATAATACGTGGCAAATAACTCCAGATCTACATTACAAAAGCTCAAATCGAGCAGCAGGTTTGAGAAGCCATACTTATCACCTTTCATTGAAAGGAATTATTTCCAAAGCCAAGGAACATCATATATGATTGACAGGAAAGAAATTAAGGAAATCGTTGAAGGCTACTATGCTCACGCTGATAAGATAAAAGTAGGAACAATAGCCTCTCATTCAGGACTCGATATCTGTGATGGTGCAGTTGAGGAGGAATTCAGGACTCTTGCTGTCTGCCAGGCTGGCAGGGAAAAAACATACAGTGAATACTTCAAGGCGCAGAGAGACCCTTACGGAAAAGTATTGCGGGGGATTGTCGACGAGACCGTTGTTTTCAAAAAGTATAACGAGATTCTCCTGCCCGAAAACCAGCAAAAATTGGTTAATGAAAATGTGCTTTTTATCCCTAACCGTTCCTTTACCTCCTACTGCAGTATAGATGATATAGAAGAAGATTTCAGAGTGCCTCTTGTAGGAAGCCGGAATCTGCTTCGGAGCGAGGAACGCAGTGAGCAGCAGAGTTATTATTGGATTCTGGAAAAAGCTGGTCTTCCTTTCCCAGAAAAAATAGAGTCTCCAGAGGATATCAACGAACTTGTAATGGTCAAGCTTCCGCACGCAGTAAAAAAGCTCGAAAGGGGATTCTTTACAGCCTCGAGTTATAGGGAATACCTGGAAAAATCCGAAGCTCTCATAAAACAGGGAGTTATTACAAAGGAAGCCCTTGAGAAGGCAAGGATAGAGCGTTATATCATAGGTCCTGTGTTCAATCTTGATATGTTTTACTCCCCTATCGAACCGAAAATGAGCAAGCTGGAACTTCTTGGAATTGACTGGCGCTTTGAGACCAGCCTTGACGGGCACGTAAGGCTTCCTGCCCCGCAACAAATTACCCTGGCCGAACACCAGCTCACTCCCGAATACACGGTTTGCGGGCATAACTCCGCAACACTGCGCGAGTCTCTGCTTGAGAAAGTATTCGAAATGGGGGAGAAATACGTAAAAGCTACACAGGAACATTATGATCCTGGAATTATAGGTCCTTTCTGCCTGCAAACCTGTGTGGATAAGGATCTTAATTTCTATATTTATGATGTCGCCCCAAGAGTAGGCGGCGGGACCAATGTACATATGTCGGTAGGGCATTCTTACGGTAACTCTCTCTGGAGAAGACCTATGAGCACAGGGAGAAGGCTAGCCTTTGAGATCAGGCGCGCCCTTGAAATGGAGAAACTTGACGCTATCGTCACATAAATTTATTAAGGCTTTCCGGCATTAGTAATATGATTTATGCAGGATACCGTAAACTTTAAAAATGTCACCTTAATCTGCAAGCTTTAGACTAATCTGCAAGCTTTAGACTGCGAGAGAATAATTAATGGCAGACCTGTTTGGGATCTCAATTTTCAGGGGTTCAGAACATGGATTGGGCCGGGAAAACATTCCGGCCTGAGAATCTCGCTTTAATTTACATAAGTTTAAATTACAGATCAAGTGAGTTCAGGATTGGAATCCTTAGACTTACCGGAAAAGGTAATTCAAAGTTTTTATTGTACAGGTCTAGGATAAAGACCTTCTTATATCGTATCACTTCATTTTACTGGAGGAAATTACAACTTGAGTCAGCCTTGTGTTAATATCGGCATGGTAGGCCATGTCGACCATGGAAAAACTACACTTGTTAGAGCCTTATCAGGCTACTGGACAGATACGCATAGTGAGGAAGTAAAACGAGGGATTTCTATTAGACTGGGGTATGCAGACTCCTTGTTCATGAGATGTCCCAAATGCCCTTCTCCCCAGTGTTACACCGTTGAAAAGACCTGCCCCAACTGCGGGGAGCAGACGGAAGAACACAGGACTGTGTCCTTTGTAGACGCCCCGGGTCACGAAACCCTGATGGCTACTATGCTTTCAGGTGCCGCAATTATGGACGGGGCAGTCTTAGTAATTGCCGCAAATGAAGACTGCCCTCAACCCCAGACAAAAGAACACCTTATGGCACTGGATATAATAGGGATCAAAAATATTGTAATTGTGCAAAATAAGATTGACCTTGTGCCCAGAGAGCGCATTATCGAGAATTATAAACAGATAAAAAAGTTTGTTAAAGGCACGGTCGCGGAAAACGCACCTGTAATCCCGATTTCAGCTCAGCAGAATATCAATATAGATATCCTTATTGATACTCTGGAGACCGAGATTCCTACCCCTGTCCACAAAATTGACAGACCTGCCAGCATGCTGATTGCGCGTTCTTTTGATGTTAACAAACCAGGAGCTTCAATCGACGAGATCCAGGGAGGAGTTATTGGAGGCACTTTAACCGAAGGAGTCCTTCGCCCCGGAGACGAGCTGGAGATAAGGCCCGGAATTAAGGTTACCACTGAAGGCACTACAAAATGGGTTCCGATTATGACAACGGTTTCGTTAATCTATGCAGGCCCTACAAAGGTAGAAGAAGCAACTCCAGGAGGTCTTCTGGCTGTAGGAACCTATCTTGACCCCACACTGACAAAAGGTGACTCATTAACAGGACAGATCGCTGGCACACCCGGTACCCTTCCTGATACCAGGCACCAGTTCGTTATGGAATTACACCTGCTCGATAGGGTAGTGGGAGTTACAAGGGAAGAAAAAATCAACGAGATCAAGACCAGTGAACCCCTCATGCTTAACATAGGAACTGCAACCACAGTAGGAGTGGTTACAAGCGCACGGAAAAACGAAGCGCAGGTAGCCCTTAAGCGTCCGATTAGCGCAGCCATCGGGTCAAGGGTTGCTATCAGCAGGAGAATCGACTCCCGCTGGCGGCTCATCGGAGTAGGGGTAATTAAGAGTTGAAAGTAATAATCGATACTAACGGATTCATGATCCCGGTCCAGTTCGGAGTGGACATCTTCGAAGAGCTGAAAAGACTGGGATTTGA
This region of Methanosarcina flavescens genomic DNA includes:
- a CDS encoding NAD(P)-dependent glycerol-1-phosphate dehydrogenase; the protein is MTIDKNSAKWMQLPRDVLIGHGVLEEVGYVCRDLKLKGNALIVTGNTTRDIVGKRVCSILECAGISAETVLTCKATIEEVEKVMEKAHEVEASFLLGVGSGRSIDLAKLASTRLELPFISVPTAASHDGIASSRASIVDNGRSTSAQAQSPIAVIADTEVISAAPFRLLAAGCGDIISNYTAVLDWELASRLRNEYFGEYAAAISRMAARVIIDYADSIKPEHETSARLVVKALVSNGVAMSIAGSSRPASGSEHMFSHALDRIAPKPALHGEQCGVGTIMMMYLHGGNWQEIRDALKKIGAPVTAEELGIEDKYIIEALLHAHGIRPERYTILGSGLTPSAAEKVARITKVIS
- a CDS encoding stage II sporulation protein M, giving the protein MEKEDYDSEERKTGERTKTPQGKIEREYAAEEKAFLPGSVTAETWRDDRKNPKKGFTEYMRFIWPYAAIMAIVFFGALVTGYISAANFPSMADALRESFSSRFESLLTMDPFSIMFAIFLNNAFVSLLFLVLGLALGVLPVMFIAFNGYLVGVIAYLAAQERGTLFILLALLPHGILELPMVFLAAGIGLRLGYQVFSALIGKPTQIKKEFKEGLLFYFRWILPLLFVAAVIETFITPLILSFI
- a CDS encoding DUF63 family protein, which produces MSFSIDTISQFINTYYLDPIRGDEGYNIVNTFTWAVVLGICIFGIYRLLEKLEVKITPRFIASLLPFVLAGSSLRVIEDSPAGIFHPPFSYLLITPNIYFLVFAITVGCLWISIRLQKAGMIKDFHLVFASFGLAWFSVNLITLLYFENVVASYVPLFVLGAGIGLTFTFYLIAYHFKSSIFTDPLNLSILMAHLMDASSTYIGVDKLGYFEKHVVPAYLIDLTGTALVMYPLKLIIFIGVLYVLDTQFEDDERSLNLKVLIKLVILILGLSPATRNTVRMMLGI
- a CDS encoding translation initiation factor IF-2 subunit gamma; translated protein: MSQPCVNIGMVGHVDHGKTTLVRALSGYWTDTHSEEVKRGISIRLGYADSLFMRCPKCPSPQCYTVEKTCPNCGEQTEEHRTVSFVDAPGHETLMATMLSGAAIMDGAVLVIAANEDCPQPQTKEHLMALDIIGIKNIVIVQNKIDLVPRERIIENYKQIKKFVKGTVAENAPVIPISAQQNINIDILIDTLETEIPTPVHKIDRPASMLIARSFDVNKPGASIDEIQGGVIGGTLTEGVLRPGDELEIRPGIKVTTEGTTKWVPIMTTVSLIYAGPTKVEEATPGGLLAVGTYLDPTLTKGDSLTGQIAGTPGTLPDTRHQFVMELHLLDRVVGVTREEKINEIKTSEPLMLNIGTATTVGVVTSARKNEAQVALKRPISAAIGSRVAISRRIDSRWRLIGVGVIKS
- a CDS encoding formate--phosphoribosylaminoimidazolecarboxamide ligase family protein gives rise to the protein MIDRKEIKEIVEGYYAHADKIKVGTIASHSGLDICDGAVEEEFRTLAVCQAGREKTYSEYFKAQRDPYGKVLRGIVDETVVFKKYNEILLPENQQKLVNENVLFIPNRSFTSYCSIDDIEEDFRVPLVGSRNLLRSEERSEQQSYYWILEKAGLPFPEKIESPEDINELVMVKLPHAVKKLERGFFTASSYREYLEKSEALIKQGVITKEALEKARIERYIIGPVFNLDMFYSPIEPKMSKLELLGIDWRFETSLDGHVRLPAPQQITLAEHQLTPEYTVCGHNSATLRESLLEKVFEMGEKYVKATQEHYDPGIIGPFCLQTCVDKDLNFYIYDVAPRVGGGTNVHMSVGHSYGNSLWRRPMSTGRRLAFEIRRALEMEKLDAIVT
- a CDS encoding UPF0179 family protein, which codes for MTESDTKITLIGSRLAKEGLEFIFKGEMPECKKCRLKNTCLNLEPGRRYRIERIRSKDIHECFLHDSGVLAVDVSRAPILTTMESRKAVDGAKIMYEPPKCGKRECGVYDICHPEGLLKGDKCKIVEVLESLDSRCIANYSLKKVKLSW